A region of Prochlorococcus marinus subsp. pastoris str. CCMP1986 DNA encodes the following proteins:
- a CDS encoding MgPME-cyclase complex family protein: MTTYFFVAASEKFLTVEEPLEEILKERIRNYKENKKEIDFWLLKNPSFLKSSAFLDLSKKIPNTPAAVISTDKKFITFLKLRLEFVAVGEFECPNSEINDPFKVE; this comes from the coding sequence ATGACAACTTATTTTTTCGTTGCAGCAAGTGAGAAATTTTTAACAGTTGAAGAACCTCTTGAAGAGATTTTAAAAGAAAGGATTCGAAACTATAAAGAAAACAAAAAGGAAATAGATTTTTGGCTTTTAAAGAATCCATCTTTTTTGAAATCGTCGGCATTTTTAGATTTATCTAAAAAAATCCCTAATACTCCTGCAGCCGTTATCTCTACAGATAAAAAATTTATTACCTTCTTAAAGCTTCGCTTAGAATTTGTTGCGGTAGGAGAATTTGAATGCCCTAATAGTGAAATTAATGACCCTTTTAAAGTTGAGTAA
- the trmFO gene encoding methylenetetrahydrofolate--tRNA-(uracil(54)-C(5))-methyltransferase (FADH(2)-oxidizing) TrmFO, producing MIDKQVIVIGAGLAGCEAAWQIANSGIAVKLVEMRPLNSTPAHHTSEFAELVCSNSFGALSADRAAGLLQEELRTFNSLIIQTADKFSVPAGGALAVDRSKFSKSLTQTLSAHPFVEISRFEQLDLPNKKNITVLATGPLTSDELATKIKKFTGIDSCHFFDAASPIIYGDSINHEIVFKASRYDKGDPAYLNCPINKLDYFNFRNALINGEQASLKDFDKESANFFEACLPIEEIARRGIETMRYGPLKSIGLWNPNWGDLFDRENRLKKRPHAIVQLRKEDLEGKLLNMVGFQTNLKWSEQKRIFRMIPGLEKAEFVRFGVMHRNTFLESPKLLLPTLQFLKRETLFAAGQITGTEGYAAAAAGGLLAGINASLLAKNKNLVTFPNESMIGSLMNFISNRNEIMSNQKKNKFQPMPASFGLVPELTNKIKDKKLRYKAYQERSLKELQVFKKVLDASFKNDQLLVEIN from the coding sequence TTGATAGATAAACAAGTAATTGTAATAGGAGCAGGACTAGCGGGCTGTGAAGCTGCCTGGCAAATAGCTAATTCTGGGATAGCAGTAAAACTTGTAGAAATGAGGCCCCTTAATTCAACTCCAGCCCATCATACGAGTGAATTTGCAGAACTAGTTTGTAGTAACAGTTTTGGAGCTTTGAGCGCAGATAGGGCAGCAGGTTTACTACAAGAAGAATTGAGGACTTTTAATTCATTGATAATTCAAACAGCTGATAAATTTTCTGTGCCCGCTGGTGGCGCTTTAGCTGTTGACAGATCAAAATTTAGTAAATCATTAACACAAACATTATCTGCTCATCCTTTCGTGGAAATAAGCAGATTTGAGCAACTTGATCTTCCAAATAAAAAAAATATTACTGTACTGGCAACAGGACCATTAACATCTGATGAACTAGCTACTAAGATTAAAAAATTTACAGGTATTGATTCTTGTCATTTTTTTGATGCAGCAAGTCCAATTATTTATGGGGATAGTATAAATCATGAAATTGTTTTTAAGGCAAGTAGATACGATAAAGGAGATCCTGCATATTTAAATTGTCCAATTAATAAATTGGATTATTTTAATTTTAGAAATGCATTGATAAATGGAGAACAAGCTTCTTTAAAAGATTTCGATAAAGAATCTGCAAATTTTTTTGAAGCTTGTTTACCAATAGAGGAAATAGCTAGAAGGGGTATTGAAACGATGAGATATGGACCTTTGAAATCTATTGGCTTATGGAATCCAAATTGGGGGGATTTATTTGATAGGGAAAATAGATTAAAAAAAAGACCTCATGCAATTGTTCAATTAAGAAAAGAGGATCTTGAAGGTAAATTACTAAACATGGTTGGTTTTCAAACTAATCTGAAATGGTCAGAGCAAAAAAGAATATTTAGGATGATACCAGGCCTAGAAAAAGCTGAGTTTGTACGTTTTGGAGTAATGCATAGAAATACATTTTTAGAATCCCCTAAATTACTTCTACCAACACTTCAATTTTTGAAAAGAGAAACTCTTTTTGCCGCTGGTCAAATAACAGGTACAGAGGGATATGCAGCAGCTGCTGCTGGAGGTTTGTTGGCTGGAATAAACGCTTCATTATTAGCCAAAAATAAAAATCTAGTGACTTTTCCTAACGAATCAATGATTGGGTCTCTAATGAACTTCATTAGTAATAGAAATGAAATCATGTCCAATCAGAAAAAAAATAAATTTCAACCAATGCCTGCTTCATTTGGTTTAGTTCCAGAATTAACTAATAAAATAAAAGATAAAAAATTAAGATATAAGGCATATCAAGAAAGGTCACTAAAGGAATTGCAAGTATTTAAAAAAGTATTAGATGCATCTTTTAAAAATGATCAATTACTTGTTGAGATTAATTAA
- the grxD gene encoding Grx4 family monothiol glutaredoxin — protein sequence MENPTKNKIQNLIDLNPVMVFMKGTKLMPQCGFSNNVVQILNSLGVTFNTFDVLSDFEIREGIKEYSEWPTIPQVYLKGEFLGGSDILIEMYNAGTLKEKIEIALAS from the coding sequence ATGGAAAACCCTACCAAAAATAAAATTCAAAACCTAATTGACCTTAATCCAGTTATGGTTTTTATGAAAGGAACTAAATTAATGCCTCAATGTGGGTTTTCTAATAATGTAGTTCAAATTCTTAATTCACTTGGAGTGACATTTAATACATTTGATGTCTTAAGTGATTTTGAAATAAGAGAAGGTATTAAAGAGTATTCGGAATGGCCAACAATACCTCAAGTTTATTTAAAAGGAGAATTCTTAGGTGGTTCAGATATTCTTATCGAGATGTACAACGCAGGTACATTGAAAGAAAAGATCGAGATTGCATTAGCTTCTTAA
- a CDS encoding BolA family protein has product MATKSEVINLIKQKIVDSEVYVENLKGDDHLQVTVISSEFNGLSLVKQHQLVYSALKEELASEAIHALALKTETPN; this is encoded by the coding sequence ATGGCTACTAAAAGTGAGGTAATTAACTTAATAAAGCAAAAAATAGTTGATTCTGAAGTTTATGTTGAGAATCTAAAAGGAGATGATCATTTGCAAGTAACTGTAATTTCATCTGAATTCAATGGATTATCATTAGTTAAACAACATCAGCTAGTCTATTCTGCACTTAAAGAAGAATTAGCTTCAGAGGCTATCCATGCGTTAGCTCTAAAAACAGAAACTCCTAATTAA
- a CDS encoding DUF6761 family protein, whose translation MTSFENPVAIRHFQSICDSCQDLVTRFHTPSDLKLYSDGYLQALRNCNSLELKDQEKLERLIERWILDPSSFINPDGDENKGFFDKKKI comes from the coding sequence ATGACATCATTTGAAAATCCAGTAGCAATTCGCCATTTTCAATCAATCTGCGATAGTTGCCAAGACTTAGTAACTAGATTTCATACTCCCTCAGACTTGAAATTATACAGTGATGGTTATCTCCAAGCTTTGAGGAATTGCAATAGTTTAGAGCTAAAAGATCAAGAGAAATTAGAAAGATTAATTGAAAGATGGATATTAGATCCATCCAGTTTTATAAATCCAGATGGAGATGAAAATAAAGGTTTTTTTGATAAAAAAAAGATTTAA
- the crtH gene encoding carotenoid isomerase — MKLNKENFDAIIVGSGIGGLVTASQLAAKGAKVLVLEKYIIPGGSGGSFKRNGYTFDVGASMIFGFGEKGYTNLLTRALKDVNEKCETIPDPVQLEYHLPNKLSISVDKSYQKFISTLSARFPHEKEGINKFYGTCKKVFNCLDSIPLLSIEDPSYLFKVFFKAPLSCLGLARWLPINAGDVARKFIKDPELLKFIDIECFCWSVMPALKTPMINAGMVFTDRHAGGINYPKGGVGKIAEKLVSGLERLGSKIRYRANVTEILLKDGKAVGVKLLNGEEIYTNIVVSNSTRWDTFGLDNLKKGLIKSDQVPKSENKWSETYKPSPSFVSIHLGVTKDLINKDFNCHHIIVENWDELENEKGVIFISIPTILDPSLAPEGKHIIHAFTPSSIEEWEDLSREDYLKKKQVYYSFLIEKISKIIPNLDQNIDHKEIGTPRTHRKFLGRFQGSYGPIPNKKLLGLLPMPFNTTKIKNLYCVGDSCFPGQGLNAVAFSGYACAHKIGSKLNINSFNLPD, encoded by the coding sequence ATGAAATTAAATAAAGAAAATTTCGATGCAATTATTGTTGGTTCAGGTATAGGAGGTTTAGTAACAGCATCACAATTAGCTGCTAAAGGAGCCAAAGTCCTAGTGCTTGAAAAATATATTATTCCAGGGGGAAGTGGAGGTTCATTTAAAAGAAATGGTTATACTTTCGATGTAGGCGCTTCAATGATTTTTGGGTTTGGAGAGAAAGGTTATACAAATTTGTTAACTCGTGCCCTGAAAGATGTAAATGAGAAATGTGAAACTATTCCCGATCCAGTTCAACTTGAATATCATCTCCCAAATAAACTTAGTATTTCTGTAGATAAAAGTTATCAAAAATTTATCAGTACCTTATCAGCACGTTTTCCTCATGAGAAGGAGGGCATAAACAAATTTTATGGAACATGTAAAAAGGTTTTTAATTGTTTAGATTCCATCCCTCTCTTATCAATAGAGGATCCTAGTTATCTTTTTAAGGTATTCTTTAAGGCGCCATTATCTTGCTTAGGTTTGGCTAGATGGCTTCCAATAAATGCAGGAGATGTTGCTAGAAAGTTTATTAAGGATCCTGAACTTTTAAAATTTATTGATATTGAGTGTTTTTGTTGGTCAGTAATGCCAGCCCTTAAAACTCCTATGATCAATGCTGGAATGGTTTTTACTGATAGACATGCTGGAGGAATTAATTATCCAAAAGGTGGAGTTGGCAAGATTGCAGAAAAATTAGTTTCTGGGTTAGAAAGACTTGGAAGTAAAATTCGTTACAGAGCTAATGTGACTGAAATACTATTAAAAGATGGAAAGGCAGTAGGAGTAAAGCTATTAAATGGAGAAGAAATTTACACGAATATTGTTGTATCCAATTCCACAAGATGGGATACTTTTGGGCTTGATAATCTTAAAAAAGGTTTAATTAAAAGTGATCAAGTACCAAAAAGTGAAAATAAGTGGTCTGAAACTTATAAGCCTTCTCCCTCTTTCGTCTCAATTCATCTTGGAGTTACAAAAGATTTAATAAATAAAGACTTTAATTGTCATCATATAATTGTTGAGAATTGGGATGAATTAGAGAATGAAAAAGGGGTGATTTTCATTTCCATACCTACAATACTAGATCCGTCCTTGGCTCCAGAAGGTAAACATATTATCCATGCATTTACTCCTTCATCAATCGAAGAATGGGAAGACCTCTCACGAGAAGATTATCTTAAAAAGAAGCAAGTTTATTATTCATTCCTTATAGAAAAAATTTCTAAAATAATTCCTAACTTAGATCAAAATATTGATCATAAAGAGATAGGAACTCCAAGAACTCATAGAAAATTTCTTGGTAGATTCCAAGGCAGTTATGGACCAATTCCTAATAAAAAATTGCTTGGATTACTTCCTATGCCATTCAATACTACAAAAATTAAAAACCTTTATTGCGTTGGAGATTCATGTTTTCCAGGACAAGGTCTTAATGCAGTTGCTTTTAGTGGTTATGCTTGCGCTCATAAAATAGGATCTAAATTAAATATAAATAGTTTTAATTTACCAGACTAA
- a CDS encoding tetratricopeptide repeat-containing sulfotransferase family protein, whose protein sequence is MKKIDLLKKIEEAKIKQKAGNSLEANQIFQTLLKSNNESFDLLFAYGLFCRDLKNFNLAKRVFLNLINKFPSSINPYILLAEILKIENKFNDAERLLLKALKIDPNHGDLLYNFSLLYFAFRNFDYALVYIDKAIKLSINNDIYKLLKSEIFINKSNIDGAIYILEELNNKNRTKNDNSKEIRINILLAKAHIKKREFKEAENILLKLINKFKGLELAYLNLSILYKEKNQLSKSIQILKKGINLSPNYMPFYTNLACFYRNSGQLKLAIETNLYIISRNKFDFNSFYELSGIYDFKNHKNELNFLLNTKLENLDPNSKIYAAFAISNLLHKQRKFKESAKYLKIANDEVMKFKKSDSSLKIQYTEFYKSLKIKKTENKYFKNSSNYVFIVGMPRSGSTLLENILSLNPKVTDMGEVNFLEESIKEAKDLENVHNLYEKKIINQFESSLIYTDKNLFNYMYCPIISNFFPNAKIINCIRNPLDNILSIYRANFLNQSFSFSLPDIASLYLHYFETIKEYKIKYGENIYDYYYEDLIENPNNVIPEIINWLDWDWDEIYFSPHQNKRNVYTASSAQIRKKFYSSSIGIWKEYKELLEPAIEIIKTNKILGDKIT, encoded by the coding sequence TTGAAAAAAATTGACTTATTAAAAAAAATTGAAGAAGCAAAAATAAAACAAAAAGCAGGAAATTCTTTAGAGGCAAATCAGATATTCCAAACGTTATTAAAATCAAATAATGAGTCTTTTGATTTACTATTCGCTTATGGTTTGTTTTGTAGGGATTTAAAAAATTTTAATTTAGCAAAAAGAGTGTTTCTCAATTTAATAAATAAATTCCCATCATCAATTAATCCTTATATTTTATTAGCCGAAATATTAAAAATTGAGAATAAATTCAATGATGCAGAAAGATTACTTTTAAAGGCATTAAAAATTGATCCTAATCATGGAGATTTGCTCTATAATTTCTCTCTTTTGTACTTTGCCTTTAGAAACTTTGATTATGCCTTGGTTTATATAGATAAAGCTATTAAATTATCGATAAATAATGATATTTATAAACTTTTAAAGTCTGAGATTTTTATCAATAAATCCAATATTGATGGTGCTATATATATTTTAGAGGAACTAAATAATAAAAATAGAACTAAAAATGATAATAGCAAAGAAATAAGAATAAATATTCTTTTAGCTAAGGCACATATAAAGAAAAGAGAGTTCAAAGAAGCAGAAAATATTCTTTTAAAGTTAATAAATAAATTTAAAGGATTGGAGTTGGCTTATTTAAATCTTAGTATCCTTTATAAAGAAAAAAATCAATTAAGTAAAAGTATACAAATACTAAAAAAAGGAATAAATTTATCTCCTAATTACATGCCTTTTTACACCAACTTGGCTTGTTTCTATAGAAATTCAGGCCAGCTTAAACTTGCAATCGAGACTAATTTATATATTATTTCGAGAAATAAATTTGACTTTAATAGTTTTTATGAATTATCTGGGATTTATGATTTTAAGAATCATAAAAATGAATTAAATTTTTTATTAAATACAAAACTAGAGAATCTCGATCCAAATTCAAAGATCTACGCAGCTTTTGCAATCTCAAATTTGCTTCATAAACAAAGAAAATTTAAAGAAAGTGCAAAATATCTTAAAATTGCCAACGACGAAGTCATGAAGTTTAAAAAATCTGACTCAAGTCTGAAAATTCAATATACCGAATTTTATAAATCACTAAAAATCAAAAAAACAGAAAATAAATATTTTAAAAATTCTTCTAATTATGTCTTTATTGTTGGCATGCCTAGGTCTGGGAGCACTTTACTGGAAAACATATTGAGTTTAAATCCTAAAGTAACTGATATGGGTGAGGTTAACTTTTTAGAGGAATCTATCAAGGAAGCTAAAGATTTAGAGAATGTTCATAACTTATACGAAAAAAAAATTATAAATCAATTTGAATCATCTCTTATTTACACCGACAAAAATTTATTTAATTATATGTATTGTCCCATTATTTCTAATTTTTTCCCTAATGCAAAAATAATAAATTGCATTAGAAACCCTCTTGATAATATTTTATCCATATACAGAGCAAACTTTTTAAATCAGTCTTTCTCTTTCTCTTTGCCTGATATTGCTAGTTTATACTTACACTATTTTGAAACTATTAAGGAATATAAAATTAAATATGGTGAAAATATTTATGATTATTACTATGAGGACTTAATTGAAAATCCTAATAATGTTATACCTGAGATAATAAATTGGCTTGATTGGGATTGGGACGAAATATATTTTTCACCCCATCAAAACAAGAGAAATGTATACACTGCAAGTAGCGCTCAAATAAGAAAGAAATTTTATTCCTCTTCTATTGGGATTTGGAAAGAATATAAGGAACTTTTGGAACCTGCAATTGAAATTATTAAAACCAATAAAATCCTTGGAGATAAGATTACGTAA
- a CDS encoding high light inducible protein, with amino-acid sequence MTPEAERFNGWAAMLGFVAAVGAYVTTGQIIPGWF; translated from the coding sequence ATGACTCCTGAAGCAGAACGTTTTAATGGTTGGGCAGCAATGTTAGGTTTCGTAGCAGCTGTTGGTGCTTATGTAACTACTGGTCAAATCATTCCAGGTTGGTTCTAA
- a CDS encoding pyridoxine 5'-phosphate synthase codes for MAKLGVNIDHIANVRQARQTVEPDPVQFAFLAELGGADSITIHLREDRRHIQDRDIYLLKDTIKTKLNLEMAATEEMLRISKKLLPDYVTLVPEKRKEITTEGGLDVKNNEKYLKNYVNSLKSSNIEVSAFIDPANDQINSSGEIGFDFIELHTGKYAGLKGQDQYVELQKIIESSYYAVDIGLIVNAGHGLNYQNVKKIASINNMNELNIGHSIVSRALAVGLERAVREMKTLISIN; via the coding sequence ATGGCAAAATTAGGAGTAAATATAGATCATATTGCAAATGTCAGGCAGGCTAGGCAGACTGTAGAACCAGATCCTGTTCAATTTGCTTTTTTAGCAGAATTAGGCGGAGCTGATTCTATAACAATTCACTTAAGAGAAGATAGAAGGCACATACAAGATCGAGATATATATCTTTTGAAAGATACTATTAAAACGAAACTCAATCTAGAGATGGCGGCGACTGAAGAAATGTTGAGAATTTCAAAAAAGTTACTTCCAGATTACGTAACACTTGTACCAGAGAAAAGAAAGGAAATTACCACAGAGGGGGGGTTAGATGTCAAAAATAATGAGAAATACCTTAAAAACTACGTTAATAGTTTAAAAAGTTCCAATATTGAAGTAAGCGCATTTATAGATCCTGCAAATGATCAGATTAATTCTTCAGGAGAAATAGGATTTGATTTTATAGAATTACATACTGGCAAATATGCTGGTTTAAAAGGACAAGATCAATATGTAGAGCTTCAAAAAATTATTGAATCTTCGTATTATGCTGTAGATATTGGATTAATCGTTAATGCAGGGCATGGACTGAATTATCAGAATGTAAAAAAGATTGCATCAATTAACAATATGAATGAGTTAAACATTGGACATAGTATTGTTTCAAGGGCTTTAGCGGTAGGTCTAGAAAGAGCTGTACGCGAAATGAAGACTTTAATTTCAATAAATTAA
- a CDS encoding lysophospholipid acyltransferase family protein — translation MFITQDIVMKIFFKKKKIINNKFLIPNNSSVILAPTHRSRWDGLILTMAMGRRVTKKDCRFMVTKSEMIGIQGWFLKRLGCFSINQLSPSLAVLRYAVDLIVKKKQLVVFPEGKINKHGKKIVLKEGVFRLAQLAKKKAAFITIIPIGIAYSEVNPKFRGNVSLCVGEPLIISDKINFSINEFNEILHEKMTSAENEALKIVG, via the coding sequence ATGTTTATAACCCAAGATATCGTTATGAAAATATTTTTTAAAAAAAAGAAAATAATTAATAATAAGTTTCTAATCCCCAATAACAGTTCCGTTATTTTAGCCCCAACCCATAGATCGAGGTGGGATGGATTAATTCTTACTATGGCGATGGGTAGGAGAGTCACCAAAAAGGATTGTAGATTTATGGTCACAAAATCTGAGATGATTGGTATTCAGGGTTGGTTTTTAAAAAGACTTGGTTGTTTTTCAATAAATCAATTATCTCCTTCTCTTGCTGTCTTGCGATATGCTGTTGATCTGATCGTCAAAAAAAAGCAGTTAGTTGTTTTTCCAGAAGGAAAAATTAATAAACATGGAAAAAAAATTGTCCTAAAAGAAGGAGTATTTAGATTAGCCCAATTAGCTAAAAAAAAAGCAGCCTTTATAACTATAATTCCTATCGGTATAGCCTACAGTGAGGTAAATCCAAAATTTAGAGGCAATGTTTCTCTATGTGTTGGAGAACCTTTAATCATTAGTGACAAAATAAACTTTTCTATAAATGAATTTAATGAAATATTGCACGAAAAAATGACATCCGCCGAAAACGAAGCTCTAAAAATAGTCGGTTGA
- a CDS encoding photosystem II protein Y, whose amino-acid sequence MLRAIVVFAPIIAALAWVVFNIQKPAREQFNRDFLGKD is encoded by the coding sequence ATGTTAAGAGCAATTGTAGTTTTCGCACCAATTATTGCCGCATTAGCTTGGGTTGTCTTTAACATCCAAAAACCTGCCAGAGAACAATTTAACAGAGACTTTTTGGGAAAGGACTAA
- a CDS encoding porin has protein sequence MKLFKSLLVAPATIGLLAPFSTFAGEANLNDISKYSNLEHLDLANAFVNDEPKNNSLLAGGEGLVDSGSSDGGFSQTTTASFSVDAVLGAIDGNASATTGQGEETGFDFQFNIGLSTSFTGEDSLDIAIDNGSATASPIGAKMGFDTGTSLVVDGVTYSFPVGGATMVVGDATDVSATYTGACTYSAFTDTTLDDCGTGNSIGAGGKGVAASLGYAFDSGFSIAGGISSPTTEIVGDDADLYGLNVAYSTDSYGVAVGYAIDDGGTGAETTTWGLNGFYTFDLASLSVGYETSETGGTDSSGYFVGLSFSEVGPGSVNVGAATTGLFADSVTEYLIYEASYSYPVNDAMTITPGIFIEETAGDDLTGVAVKTSFSF, from the coding sequence ATGAAGCTTTTTAAAAGCTTGTTGGTAGCTCCAGCAACGATTGGGCTACTAGCTCCATTTTCAACGTTTGCTGGCGAGGCAAACTTAAACGATATCTCAAAATACTCTAATCTAGAGCATCTTGACCTCGCTAATGCATTTGTAAATGATGAACCAAAGAATAATTCTTTACTTGCTGGTGGTGAAGGTTTAGTTGATAGTGGGAGCTCAGATGGTGGCTTCTCACAAACAACTACAGCATCATTTAGCGTTGACGCTGTTTTAGGTGCTATCGACGGTAATGCATCTGCTACTACTGGTCAAGGCGAAGAAACAGGTTTTGACTTCCAATTCAATATTGGTTTATCAACAAGTTTCACAGGTGAAGATTCACTTGACATAGCTATTGACAACGGTAGTGCAACAGCTTCACCTATTGGAGCAAAAATGGGTTTCGACACTGGAACTTCCTTAGTTGTTGATGGTGTTACTTATTCATTCCCTGTTGGTGGAGCAACAATGGTAGTTGGTGATGCAACTGACGTTAGTGCTACATACACAGGAGCTTGTACTTACAGTGCATTCACTGATACAACATTAGACGACTGTGGTACTGGTAACTCTATAGGTGCTGGTGGTAAAGGTGTTGCAGCATCTTTAGGTTATGCATTTGATTCTGGATTCTCAATAGCTGGTGGAATATCATCCCCAACAACTGAAATCGTAGGTGATGATGCTGACTTATACGGTCTTAATGTTGCTTATTCAACAGACAGTTACGGAGTAGCTGTTGGATATGCTATTGATGATGGTGGAACAGGCGCTGAGACAACAACATGGGGTCTTAACGGTTTCTACACTTTTGATTTAGCAAGCCTAAGTGTTGGTTATGAAACTTCAGAAACAGGCGGAACTGATAGTTCTGGATACTTCGTTGGTCTAAGCTTCTCAGAAGTTGGCCCTGGTTCAGTAAACGTTGGTGCAGCAACTACTGGACTTTTTGCTGACAGTGTAACTGAGTATCTTATATATGAAGCGTCTTACTCTTATCCAGTAAATGATGCCATGACTATTACACCTGGTATATTTATCGAGGAGACAGCTGGTGATGATTTAACAGGAGTAGCTGTTAAAACTTCATTCTCTTTCTAA
- a CDS encoding response regulator transcription factor — MQSTEQISASAPGSSQLPSTSQTPSRVLVVEPHPTLRTVLVQRLRQDGHLAAAVGSAIEAVDLCREQSPDLLVSAEILEQNTAMRLAQQLGCSVIVLTARSGVEPLVSLLDEGADDVLRKPFGLEELAARCRTLLKRGRIGLQEKVAVGPLEVHLLLRQVTLSEKPVELSPREFALLCALLMPPGMVRSRQELLRLAWPPFSGGPRSVDTQVLTLRRKLEQAGLGEGGGITTVRQQGYRFSIDSI, encoded by the coding sequence ATGCAATCAACTGAGCAAATCTCAGCTTCAGCTCCTGGCAGCTCCCAATTGCCCTCGACCTCTCAAACACCTTCGAGAGTTCTTGTTGTTGAACCTCACCCCACACTAAGAACAGTCTTAGTACAAAGACTTCGTCAAGACGGTCATTTAGCAGCCGCCGTAGGATCAGCTATTGAAGCTGTTGACTTATGCAGAGAGCAATCTCCTGACCTGCTTGTAAGTGCTGAGATATTAGAACAAAATACTGCAATGAGGTTAGCTCAACAACTAGGTTGCTCAGTTATAGTTCTAACAGCAAGATCTGGGGTAGAACCATTAGTCAGCCTATTAGATGAGGGGGCTGATGATGTTCTAAGAAAACCTTTTGGATTAGAGGAGTTAGCCGCAAGATGCAGAACTCTTCTAAAGAGGGGTCGTATAGGTTTACAAGAGAAAGTTGCAGTAGGTCCTTTAGAAGTTCATTTACTTTTAAGACAAGTAACTCTAAGCGAGAAGCCTGTAGAATTAAGCCCTAGAGAGTTTGCATTGCTTTGTGCTTTACTTATGCCCCCTGGCATGGTTCGAAGTCGCCAAGAGCTTCTAAGATTGGCATGGCCGCCATTTAGTGGAGGACCAAGATCTGTAGATACTCAAGTTCTGACATTGCGTAGAAAATTAGAGCAAGCAGGATTAGGAGAAGGAGGAGGTATAACCACAGTTCGACAGCAAGGATATAGATTTAGTATTGATAGTATTTAA